The Archocentrus centrarchus isolate MPI-CPG fArcCen1 chromosome 24, fArcCen1, whole genome shotgun sequence DNA segment tcttccataaaggccactTTTGTGGAGTGCACAACTTTTAGTTGCCCTGTGGCCAGATTctcccacctgagctgtggatttctgcagctcctccagaGGGACCACGGGCCTCTTGGCTGCTCCTCTGATCAGTGCTGTCCTTGCTCGAGCTGTTAGTATAGGTGGACAGTCATGTCTTGGTAGGTTTGCAGTACTCCTTGGGATGCTCAAAGCTAGGGACACGATTTTATAACCTAACCCTGATCCACAGCGTCTGGTGAGCTCCTCGGTCTTCATGATGCTGCTTGTTCACTGTGATCTCTAACAAACCACTGAGGCCTTCACCAAACAGGTGTTTTTATATTGAGACTAAACCACACACAGCTGGACTCTTAACAAATTGAGTGACTTTTGAAGGCAATTGATTGCATTGGATTTTATTTAGGGGTATcagagaaaagaggaatgaaTACATGTCACACTTTTCAGACttttatttgaataaaattTTGGAAATCGTGTCCAGTAtcatttcattccacttcaaaCTTATGTgctactttgtgttggtctataatttaaaatttcaataaaatacatttaagtttGTGGCTGTAAGGTGACAAGATGTGAGAAAGTTTGAGGGGTATGAACACTTTTTCAAGCTACTGTATatacagccaatcacagctggaAGACGGTCCTGGTGTCACGTGTaggttaaaaagaaaacctttCATCTGCTCTCACCTGTTCTGAGCAGACATCTGTCCTTTatttacccacaatgcacttttgctgcatttccattagtatctactcagcgCAGCTCGACTTGACTCGGCGCAGTTTGAAGGTGACctgatgactatcaaaataaaacggGAAGCCAAACGGGGGAACaaagacgcagacctgacacagagaaacacaaagaaccagaaaacaaaacataaccaaaccccacaaccaaaagaaaccccgaacagaacagacaaaataagCAGAACAAAACATGGGGTCCAcaggaccccggaccatgacagaaacattgggacatatgcatgatgatgatattaaactggcatcagctgttagcttgcctctatctcatccattgttgtgttgtgttttgagctgcatacaaattacgtcaagaCACTACTGCCCACAGTGCTATATCGTCTCCACCCACGTCGAGGTCGTCCTCaattaaaatggaaacagaACAAGACCGTGGCGAGTCGAGTTGACCCGcgctgagtagatactaatggaaacaccgTGAAGTTTCCTCCATGAACCATCAGAAGCAGATCAAACATCCAGGTACTGACGCTGGTTCCTGCTGCTCTCCGTCACAGGcatcaaactgcagctcattcAGACTGTGGTGGATCATCACACTGATgctcacagctgcacacagaggGTTAGTCTTCAGACTGAGAGTCTTGGAGTGAGTTTGTTTTAACACAggttaaatgcatttttcagccctgaaactTTCATGTGGGCGTCGCCTGTATTTATGACGGGCTCAAAAATGCTGAATCATAATGAAGAAGCGTCATATTTAGAGGCTTCCTTACACACAGGACTGCAGGCCCTCCTGCAGCTTGAATTGTCAGCCAGTGTTCATAaatgtgcagaaaaacaaacagctgctccTCTTCCTAGTTACAGAATCATTCCCACAGAGAAAGTTTTATGccaaagactaaaactaagaaGTCTACTTATTATGAGTTTAATGTTTAATTACCTTTAAAGCACATAAATGTGAGAAAAGATCAGAGCAGATGAGATTAAAAAACACCTAAAATATGAAGACTGTGATTTCATGAGTTCATGTGTTCAGTGGCTGAAAGCTGTTTTAACGTGCAGGTGATCAGCCGCAGTGATGCTGCTTTTATCGTTCCTCTGTGAGGATTTAAAGGTTAGAAAAGCTGAACGTTCCAGCTTCGTCTGCACACCGTTCTTCAGCCGGAGCTTCGGTTCATGGCACATAAACAATCAGAGCCAAACCTCATGCAGATTTTTAGCTCATGTGCCTTCCTCCTCTGTGGCTGTTTGGCCTTTATAAGCCTCCGTAGCTCTGAAACAAAAATCTAACAAGTCTTTTCAGGAGCTCTCGATGGGAAACTTCTGTTGATTTGTGTTGGATTTCCCCCATTACAGACAGGATTGTTAATGTGAGCTTCTGCAGTTCTTTTTAAAGCTCGCTGAGGTTCAGAGCGAGTCCTCACGCTGCCCCGTCCTCGTGTTACAGATAAAAACTGATTCCAGAGTCTCCGGTTTCTATTTGGAGCTTCGACCGTCAGAGATAAAGAGACACACACTTCAGCCCATCACAGCTCACCTCCCTGTCAGAGATTAGCATAACCTGCAGGCCATTAACCGCGAGTTCATAGGTTAAACCAGCTGCAggactttgtgtcagctgttcaGTCACATTAAAGCAGAATCATTTTATTTCCCTGCCTCTCCACTGCTCCTCCTCAAAGTCCTGTTCAGAGTACACATTTAATTATTCGTGCTGTTAGACTTTAATGGCAGCTTCACTGATGCTAACTGTCTCGATAAAACGAGCACCGCTGAGCGGGCGCCAATGCACGGCTGTTTTGAATTTGTAACAGGGGTGGGGgtcagggtggggtggggtcaAAGTGCcgttatagtaaagtcagtgaagtgTGTGAACTTTGATGGGTCCGGCTTGAACAGTATACGGTGTGAATTTGGCCATCATAGGAGAGATCGCTCTGGAGTTATCAGGTTCAcaaaattttcagaaaacttgacctctgacctttagcttGAGGCCAAGGTCACAGAGATTTGAACTTGCCTGAGATTTTTTGTTCTCGAGTTGTGGCCAAAGTTGAGGCTCTGACGAAGGCCTGACTTCTTCTTCGAAACAGCCGAGCTGATGAAAATGACCTCTGTGACCTCGGCTCACGAACAGGAAGTGAGGTGCCATTCAGAGTCGACCTGTTTGACAGGTGTTTTCATTTGATATTTATCTGATTGGACTGGACAGGTGAAAAGTTTGTCATAAAAATAGCCCTGAGACTTTAGATTATTCTAATTATGTAATTTGTAGAATATTATTTGCACACATTTCAGGAATTGTGTCTCCTTATTTGTTTCAGGTGTTTCTGTCTaaactcatctgctttcttaGTCATGAGAGTCAAAGTGAATTTCAAAAATCCATTTTTATGACTTTATAAGTCAGAAAGTACTGAAACCTTTTCAGGCTCCAGATGATAGTTGATCACACTGCTCTGTAAAAGCTCCTCAGATACAGACGGGAATCAAACTGGGAATTCTGGTGGATGTAAAGATTTCTCACTTAATGGACAAGAAAGTTCTTATTTGTAGAAACTGACCTTTATATACATATGTTGTAAcatctcctgttttatttattgaacaGATCACCAAGTTTTCTTAAACATGCTTTGAAATATACAAACGAgttatttcatttacattttcaggtTCTCACTTCAGTTATTGTggtcttaaaaaaaatcacaataatgATGATCTATATGCATTCATGTGGAAGGAGCATCTGTGCCAGAAGTgaagcacaaaaaaatgcaaGTGCATCGTAACAGTAACTGTTATCATATGTGTATCATTAACACAGTGTCAACATTTCATTATGACATATCACAGTTAGAGCCCCAGACTAATGAAATAATTTGAATCAATGCCCTAAAAACCAAGAAGAACAAACAGTGTTCATCTGAAAGACGTCATGGagacaacagaaaatcaaatcaaagtggCCCTcagtacaaacaaacaaacaaacaaacagctgcatGGATCAGCTGCTTAGTCAgagaattacacacacacacacacacacacacacacactagtaaCAGAGTGATGTGCTGCACAGGGACTCAGGTGTGAAAGCAGAAAGTGAGAGCAGGTGAGGATGAAGAATGATGATGAAGGGTGAGGATGAAGGGTGAGGATGATGGGGACATGGTCAGAGAAGATGCGGAGGGAGAGAGCTGGAGTGAAGATGATTGCAGCTCAGAGAGATTAATAGGACCAATGAGAGACGGTGAGAGATGCAAGCAGAAAAGAGCAATAAATGAGCGGTGAGCTGAGCTCGGGGTAAAGGTGGAGAGTGACCAGTGACCACattcaggtgaccctgaaccctacctgagttatgctgctataggcctaggctgctgggggttcccatgttTCTTtacattcacctctttttactctgtttatactccactcttaGTTATTATTAACCTCTCTTCCACATgattgctgggttttctctgtattgcaGTGGGgtctttacagtataaagcacctcaaGGCGACTGTTTGATGTGAAGTGGTGCTATATAACTAAAATTAGACTGaactttttctgtttgctttaaatCTAAAGAAATCAAATCTCAGttcatgtttcactgtttctttATTTCAGGAATTttctacattattttttttcatcataacAGGCTGAAAGAAAGTTTAAGGGAATCATAAATGTAAGATGTGGTAAAATGTTAGTTCAATGaccaaaagataaataaattaatatcagAAGTAAATGCTTAAATATTAAAGTAAAGCTGTTTCTGACGCCCACATTACTGAGAGATATTTAGTAGAttgaagtaaaataaatttgctcTGGTGATCTTATAATAATGTCTGCAGATGGCAACAGTttctgtaactgtttaaaaatgttctcaTAAATTGTTGTTAAATGGAAATTCTGAAGCAATTAATTATTTTCAGCATAAAGATGATTGATGATTCTTCAGTGTATGCGAGTGACTGTTTTAACTGAAGGTGGATGTTATTGAGTGGAGGACATGCTGGATGAGCTGCAGAGGGGAGACAGTCTAAATGGAGATGTGTCAGGATTCTGTATCAGCAGGCAGATAGGCAGTGAAACTCCACTTTTCCTAAAATGGATTCTAACAGCCAAAGGTCCTGAATCTGCCCTCACAGTCCGGTCACATGATCAGACAGATTTAGTTCAGCTGTGATCTCCTAATTTGGTCCACAGGGAGTCTTTATAAATCTCCACCTACTGCGAGGAGGCTGCAGTTCTCCATCAGCTTCAGCAGGAAaactttctctcttctcctctgacTGCTGACGTCCTCCACCCTAAACCATGGGTGACTCTCTGATGGCGGAATTTGGGAAGGCTGCTCCTTACCTGAGGAAGTCTGAGAAGGAGCGTCTGGAGGCTCAGACCAGACCCTTTGACATTAAGACCGAATGTTTTGTAGTAGACAATAAAGAGGAATACGTAAAAGGAAAAATCCTGAGCAAAGATGGTGGGATGGCAACTGTTAAAAAGGAGGATGGAACAACGGTGACTGTGAAGGAATCTGATGTTCACCCCCAGAATCCACCCAAATTCGATAAAATTGAAGACATGGCAATGTTTACGTTCCTCCATGAGCCCGCCGTGCTGTTTAACCTCAAAGAGCGTTACGCAGCCTGGATGATTTATACCTACTCGGGACTCTTTTGTGTCACCGTCAACCCCTACAAATGGCTTCCCGTCTATGATGCCGAAGTGGTGGCTGCCTACAGGGGAAAGAAGAGGAGCGAAGCCCCTCCTCAcatcttctccatctctgatAACGCCTATCAGTACATGCTGACAGACCGAGAGAACCAGTCTGTCCTCATCACCGGAGAATCCGGAGCAGGAAAGACGGTGAACACCAAGAGAGTCATTCAGTACTTTGCCAGCATTGCTGCAGTTGGGGGTGGAAGCAAAAAAGACACCAGCAAGGGAACTCTTGAAGATCAAATCATTCAGGCAAACCCGGCACTGGAGGCCTTCGGCAACGCCAAAACATTAAGAAATGACAACTCGTCCCGTTTTGGAAAATTTATCCGAATCCATTTCGGCATGAGCGGCAAGCTGTCATCTGCTGACATAGAGACGTATCTGCTGGAAAAGTCACGAGTTACCTTTCAGCTGAAAGCAGAAAGGAACTATCACATCTTTTACCAGATCCTGTCCAATCAAAAGCCAGAGCTGTTGGACATGCTGCTGATCACCAACAACCCATACGACTACTCCTACATCTCCCAAGGAGAGGTAACAGTCCCCTCCATCAATGACTCAGAGGAGCTGATGGCCACCGATGGTGCCTTTGATGTGCTTGGCTTCACTCCAGAGGAGAAGATGAGTGTCTACAAGCTAATTGGTGCCATCATGCACTACGGCAACATGAAGTTCAAACAGAAGCAGCGCGAAGAGCAGGCTGAACCTGATGGAACCGAGGCTGCTGATAAATCAGCTTACCTAATGGGGCTGAACTCTGCTGATCTCATCAAGGGCCTTTGCCACCCCCGAGTCAAGGTAGGAAATGAATATGTCACCAAAGGGCAGAATGTAGACCAAGTCTACTATGCCATTGGTGCTCTGGCAAAGTCAGTGTATGAGAAGATGTTTAACTGGATGGTGGCGAGAATCAACCAATCACTGGACACCAAACAGCACCGTCAGTATTTCATAGGCGTGCTGGACATCGCTGGATTTGAGATCTTTGATTTCAACACCTTCGAGCAGCTGTGCATCAACTATACTAATGAGAAACTGCAACAGTTTTTCAACCACCACATGTTCATTCTGGAGCAAGAAGAGTACAAAAAAGAAGGAATTGAATGGGAGTTCATTGACTTTGGGATGGACCTGCAGGCCTGTATTGATCTGATTGAGAAGCCTTTAGGGATCCTGTCCATTCTGGAGGAAGAATGCATGTTTCCCAAAGCCAGCGACCAAACCTTCAAGGCCAAGCTCTATGACAATCATCTGGGCAAGAACAAGATGTTTGAGAAGCCGAGGGCAGCAAAAGGTAAAGCAGAGGCTCATTTTGCCCTGGTTCACTATGCCGGGACGGTGGACTACAACATCGCTGGCTGGCTGGTTAAAAACAAAGACCCCCTGAATGAAACAGTGGTTGGTCTTTACCAGAAGTCCTCTCTGAAGCTTCTGAGTCTTCTGTTTTCAAACTATACAGGAGCTGATGGAGCAGACAAGGGAAGTGGAAAAGGAGCCAAGAAGAAAGGCTCATCCTTTCAGACAGTGTCTGCTCTTCAcagagaaaacctcaacaaGTTGATGACAAACTTGAAAACCACTCATCCACATTTTGTCCGCTGTCTGATTCCTAATGAGAGGAAAATTCCAGGCGTCATGGACAACTGCCTCGTGATGCACCAGCTACGCTGCAATGGTGTCCTGGAAGGCATCAGGATCTGTAGAAAGGGTTTCCCAAATAGGGTGCTCTATGGAGACTTCAAACAGAGGTATAGGATCTTGAATGCATCTGCCATCCCAGAGGGTCAGTTCATAGACTGCAAGAAAAGTGCTGAAAAACTGTTAGGCTCACTGGACATTGACCACACTCAGTACAAATTTGGCCACACAAAAGTCTTCTTCAAAGCCGGCCTGCTGGGTACACTGGAGGAGATGCGAGATGAACAACTCTCTCGAATCATCACCAGGATCCAGGCCAATGCCCGAGGGCTTCTCATGAGAATTGAGTTTGTTAAACTTGTGGAACGTAGAGATGCCCTGATGGTCATCCAATGGAACCTTCGGTCTTTCCTTGGGGTGAAAAACTGGCCCTGGATGAAGCTCTTCTTCAAGATTAAACCCCTGCTGAAGAGTGCCGAGTCTGAGAAAGAGATAGCCAACATGAAGGATGAATTCAACAAGCTAAAGGAAACTCTGGAGAAGTCAGAGGCAAGACGAAAGGAACTGGAGGAGAAAATAGTCACTCTTCTCCAAGAGAAGAACGATCTGACCCTGCAAATTCAGTCTGAACAGGACACCCTAACAGATGCTGAGGAACGCTGTGAACAGCTGATAAAGAGCAAGATTCAACTGGAGGCCAAGCTAAAAGAGATGACAGAAAGactggaggatgaagaggagctgAACGCTGATCTGACAGCGAAGAAACGGAAGCTCGAAGATGAATGCTCTGAGCTGAAGAAAGACATAGATGACCTGGAGCTAACTTTAGCCAAGGtggaaaaagagaaacatgctacagagaataaagtcaaaaaccTGATGGAGGAGATGGCTTCACAGGATGAAAACATCATGAAGCTGACCAAAGAGAAGAGGGCGCTGCAGGAGGCACATCAGCAGACTCTGGATGACCTACAGAGTGAAGAAGACAAAGCGAACACGTTGACTAAAGCTAAAGCTAAGCTGGAACAACAGGTGGATGATCTGGAGGGCTCGCTGGAGCAAGAGAAGAAAGTCAGGATGGACCTGGAGCGCTCAAAGAGGAAGCTCGAGGGAGACCTGAAACTGATCCAGGAGAACTTGATGGACTTGGAGAATgacaagcagcagctggaggaaaAAGTCAAGAAAAAAGACTTTGAGATCACTCAAATAACTTCAAAATTGGAAGATGAGCAGATTGCATCAGTTCAGCTCCAGAAGAAGCTCAAGGAAAACCAGGCCAGAATTGAGGAgttggaggaggagctggatgCTGAGCGAGCAGCCCGGGCCAAAGTGGAGAAGCAGCGGGCCGATGTTTCCCGAGAGCTTGAGGATATCAGTGAACGTctggaggaagctggaggagCTACATCAGCTCAGGTGGAGCTAAATAAGAAGAGAGAAGCTGAGTTTCAGAAGCTGCGTAGGGAGCTGGAAGAATCAACCCTCCAACACGAGGCCACCACCGCCTCGCTGAGGAAGAAACATGCCGACAGCGTCGCCGAACTGGGAGAGCAGATTGATAACCTGCAGCGTGTGAAGCAAAAACTAGAGAAGGAAAAGAGTGAGCTGAAGCTAGAGCTAGATGACTTGTGCTCAAACATGGAGAGTGTAGTGAAGACTAAGGCAAACATTGAGAAGATGTGTCGAACAATGGAAGACAACATGAATGAGTACAAGAGTAAATATGAGGAGGCCCAGCGGACTATCAATGACCTGACAACCCAGAGGGCCAAGCTTCTTactgaaaatggtgagtttgGACGGCAGCTGGAGGAGAAGGAGTGTCTGATATCACAGCTGACCCGAGGGAAGAACTCGTATAACCAGCAGGTGGAAGATCTGCGCAGGCAGCTGGAAGAGGAAGTAAAGGCAAAAAATGCTCTCGCCCATGCTGTACAGTCTGCTCGTCACGACTGTGATCTGCTACGagagcagtttgaagaggaacaggaagccaAGGCTGAACTGCAGAGAGCTCTGTCCAAATCCAACACTGAGGTCTCAGCATGGAGGACCAAATATGAAACGGACGGCATCCAGAGAACAGAGGAGCTGgaagaagcaaagaagaagCTGGTTCAGAGACTGCAGGAAGCTGAGGAGGCCATCGAGGCTGTGAACGCAAAGTGTTCGTCCCttgagaaaaccaaacaccGCCTCCAAAATGAGATTGAAGACCTCATGCTGGACCTTGAAAGATCTAATGCAGCATCTGCAGCGctggacaaaaaacaaagaaccttTGACAAAGTGTTGGCAGAGTGGAAGCAAAAGTTTGAGGAATCGCAGTGTGAATTAGAGGCATCTCAGAAGGAGGCTCGATCTCTAAGCACTGAGCTCTTCAAACTGAGGAACGCCTACGAAGAATCTCTGGATCAACTTGAGACGATGAAGAGAGAGAATAAGAATCTCCAAGAGGAAGTCTCTGACCTCACTGATCAGCTGGGAGAAGGTGGCCGCAGTGCCCACGAACTGGAGAAGATCCGGAAGCAGCTTGAACAAGAAAAGGTTGAGCTGCAGTCAGCGCTGGAGGAAGCTGAAGGTTCTCTCGAACATGAAGAGAGCAAGATCCTCAGAGCTCAACTTGAGTTCAACCAAGTGAAAGCTGACATGGAGCGCAAGCTAGCTGAGAAGGACGAGGAAATGGAGCAAGCCAAGAGGAACTACCAGCGTATGCTTGAATCACTCCAGTCCTCTCTGGAGTCTGAAACCCGGAGCCGAAATGAGGCCATGAGAGTCAAGAAGAAAATGGAGGGCGACCTCAATGAGATGGAGATTCAGCTGAGCCAAGCTAACAGGCAGGCAGCTGAAGCCCAGAAACAGGTGAAGACCCTCCAGGCATTTCTGAAGGACACTCAACTGCAACTGGATGACACTCAGCATGGCAACGATGACCTGAGAGAAAACATTGCTCTGCTCGAACGCCGAAACAACCTGATCCAGGCTGAACTGGAGGAAGTGAGAGCCGCGCTCGAGCAGACAGAGAGAAGTCGAAAACTGGCTGAACAGGAGCTGACCGAGGCAACAGAACGAATGCAACTCCTGCACGCCCAAAACACCAGCCTAATCAACCAGAAGAAGAAGCATGAAGCAGAcctccttcacctgcagagTGAGATGGAGGAGGCAATACAGGAGAACCGCAATGCTGAGGAGAAGGCAAAGAAGGCCATCATGGATGCAGCCATGATGGCTGAGGAACTGAAGAAGGAACAGGACACCAGTGCCCATCTGGAGCGCATGAAGAAGAACATGGAGCAGACTATCAAAGACCTGCAGCACCGTCTGGATGAGGCCGAACAGATTGCCATGAAGGGCGGCAAGAAGCAGCTCCAGAAACTGGAGGCTCGTATCAAAGAACTGGAGAATGAGCTGGAGGCAGAGCAGAAGAAGGGAGCTGAGTCCATAAAGGGGATTCGCAAGTACGAACGCCGAATCAAAGAGCTCACCTACCAGACCGAGGAAGACCGCAAGAACATTTCCCGCCTCCAGGACCTGGTAGACAAGCTGCAGTTGAAGGTCAAGTCCTACAAGCGTGCagctgaggaggcagaggaggcgGCCAATGCCAACATGGCAAAACTTCGCAAGCTGCAGCATGAGCTGGAAGAGGCGGAGGAACGAGCCGACATCGCAGAGTCGCAGGTGAACAAGCTGAGGGCAAAGACCAGGGACGGGTCATCCAAAAAGGGCCTGGATGAGTGATGACATCACAGGAAATCGACATCACAGGTGAGAAGAGTCGATGACATCATAGTCAAATCTTTGTAAACACAGTGAGAAAAGTCTATGAAGCTTTATGGAcccaccaaaataaataaatcaaagtatTCAAAAACAAACTATGTTCTCATAAATTGAAGGCTAATTAAACTTTCAGATTAAAAGTTAATTTattgtaaacacacaataaCATTATAATTATGATGTTCAATATTCACTCTGTCACTTTGTGCATTAAatcttttattatatttattacattACATTCTGATTGGGACACATTaacatttatataatttatttagtgctcaattattattaatcacAGTAATGTCCAAATAACATTTAGAAATGATTCATGCAGTTTTAATCAAACATTTACAAATTTTTATGAACACCAGTTTTCATTTGCAACAATGATCCATTTATTAGCCAATCAGCTATTACCAGTAATCATCTATTACCCTAACAGGTATaccatttgtttccatgttatTGTAAAGCTTTACAGTAACGTTCagtaatgtttgattttttcatCCACAGCTTCAACAGTCAGcatgtttttatacacagtaaCGGGTTAGAAATCATACTTGCTGGgtttatttctgtcttttcatGAAGTTTTCTATTTTAAGTTAAAACCATGTGATCTTAAACAAATGTATGTACCGCATTAAAACACACGGTTTAATATTGTGTTTGATGTGACTGAAAGCATTTCCATCTCTTCGGTGGAACGTTAGCAGCACAGAGATGTTTTATTGCTGTCCTTAATGTTTGACTCTGTTTCCACCGACAGATGTTCCTGCGGTCGATGTGGAACCAACACCGAAGATTCTTTTATCACCGTTTTGATCAACGAACAGCAGCTGTTAATTATTCTGCTGATCATCAGTTATCTGAAGCTTGTCACTCACGTGATGTTTGATATGTTTATGCTCACTCAagcaccatttatttattttgctttaaatttGTGGCTCTGCGGCTGAGAACTGTTGAACTTccttatgtttttatttcttctgaACTTCAGAGgcgaaaatgtgactttttcacagcttttctttcctttacgAGTTCAGATttttacacagaaacatctggaaacttaataaatgtgttttattgttgattTAAGACCCATCAGTGTGCGatgacatttctgtttttacaaaCCCATCCATGGATCAGGTTATTGATCCAgaattcagatatctaaaattaTTCTGAATGAGCTCCATCTCAACTCCAAGAGGAAAATCTGCTTTTACAGATGTGCAAAAAAGATCAAATCTACCGATCTGATCTTTTTTACTTTAACATTCGTTACACTTTGACCTCTGGCCTGTAGCTGGAGTCTTGGTGAGAGTGGTCTGCCTTCTCTTTAGTACAATGGAGCTCTGCAGTGAGTgtcactgcagagctccaaaaatCTTTCCTGAATCAGTTACTAAAAACATCCCTGCGCCTTGTAGTGAGCATGTGCATGTGGGAACTGTTTTCTGTCCACTGTGGAGCTCTCTCAGATAACAGCTTGGCTGTTAATGTTTCTCCTCTCATGTCTCCACACTGGTGCAGTTTGGTCAGCGGATGCAGACAGTAGAAAGAAAAGTGCCTCCATGAAAGCCTCACAGCAAGTTTTGCAGAGCTTTTCTTGAGTAACGATCCACTGACGTGAATTCTGCAGAGACATCATGCTCAGATCTCTCTGAATGGATGAACAGCACCACAGAGGACTTTGGGTGAGCTGCCCCTTTAAGGCCGTCAGTAAAGGGTGTGGAGCTTCTGGGCTTTCTTTAATGAAATGCTGTCTTTCTGTGAGAAATAAAAACGTCTCTTTAACTCAACATGTTTCATTTGATCTGATGTTCAGCAGCTCTGTGATGTTTCAGTGCATCCTGTAAGAATCAGGTTTCACTGAAACCTTCTCATATcaacaaaactgaacttttaaatgtgtgtgtatgtgtgtgtgacttcctgtttgaatCACTCATCAATCACGCAGCGTCAGCATCAgtttttatagatttattttattacagctgttttctgttattttgtcatttttttgtttttcactttagtttttgtttcagtgagtTTTTTGAAAATATGCATGTTCTCAGTAATACTGTATTATTTCTGGTTTAATGCAGTACTGAGTACTGACCTTTGCTGTTGCTCAGAGATCAGCAGGCTTGTTGCAGTCAGTGTGCAGATGTTACAGATGTTCTTCAGCCTCTGTGAGGCAGTAATAATGaaggcagctgcactgag contains these protein-coding regions:
- the LOC115774184 gene encoding myosin-6 is translated as MGDSLMAEFGKAAPYLRKSEKERLEAQTRPFDIKTECFVVDNKEEYVKGKILSKDGGMATVKKEDGTTVTVKESDVHPQNPPKFDKIEDMAMFTFLHEPAVLFNLKERYAAWMIYTYSGLFCVTVNPYKWLPVYDAEVVAAYRGKKRSEAPPHIFSISDNAYQYMLTDRENQSVLITGESGAGKTVNTKRVIQYFASIAAVGGGSKKDTSKGTLEDQIIQANPALEAFGNAKTLRNDNSSRFGKFIRIHFGMSGKLSSADIETYLLEKSRVTFQLKAERNYHIFYQILSNQKPELLDMLLITNNPYDYSYISQGEVTVPSINDSEELMATDGAFDVLGFTPEEKMSVYKLIGAIMHYGNMKFKQKQREEQAEPDGTEAADKSAYLMGLNSADLIKGLCHPRVKVGNEYVTKGQNVDQVYYAIGALAKSVYEKMFNWMVARINQSLDTKQHRQYFIGVLDIAGFEIFDFNTFEQLCINYTNEKLQQFFNHHMFILEQEEYKKEGIEWEFIDFGMDLQACIDLIEKPLGILSILEEECMFPKASDQTFKAKLYDNHLGKNKMFEKPRAAKGKAEAHFALVHYAGTVDYNIAGWLVKNKDPLNETVVGLYQKSSLKLLSLLFSNYTGADGADKGSGKGAKKKGSSFQTVSALHRENLNKLMTNLKTTHPHFVRCLIPNERKIPGVMDNCLVMHQLRCNGVLEGIRICRKGFPNRVLYGDFKQRYRILNASAIPEGQFIDCKKSAEKLLGSLDIDHTQYKFGHTKVFFKAGLLGTLEEMRDEQLSRIITRIQANARGLLMRIEFVKLVERRDALMVIQWNLRSFLGVKNWPWMKLFFKIKPLLKSAESEKEIANMKDEFNKLKETLEKSEARRKELEEKIVTLLQEKNDLTLQIQSEQDTLTDAEERCEQLIKSKIQLEAKLKEMTERLEDEEELNADLTAKKRKLEDECSELKKDIDDLELTLAKVEKEKHATENKVKNLMEEMASQDENIMKLTKEKRALQEAHQQTLDDLQSEEDKANTLTKAKAKLEQQVDDLEGSLEQEKKVRMDLERSKRKLEGDLKLIQENLMDLENDKQQLEEKVKKKDFEITQITSKLEDEQIASVQLQKKLKENQARIEELEEELDAERAARAKVEKQRADVSRELEDISERLEEAGGATSAQVELNKKREAEFQKLRRELEESTLQHEATTASLRKKHADSVAELGEQIDNLQRVKQKLEKEKSELKLELDDLCSNMESVVKTKANIEKMCRTMEDNMNEYKSKYEEAQRTINDLTTQRAKLLTENGEFGRQLEEKECLISQLTRGKNSYNQQVEDLRRQLEEEVKAKNALAHAVQSARHDCDLLREQFEEEQEAKAELQRALSKSNTEVSAWRTKYETDGIQRTEELEEAKKKLVQRLQEAEEAIEAVNAKCSSLEKTKHRLQNEIEDLMLDLERSNAASAALDKKQRTFDKVLAEWKQKFEESQCELEASQKEARSLSTELFKLRNAYEESLDQLETMKRENKNLQEEVSDLTDQLGEGGRSAHELEKIRKQLEQEKVELQSALEEAEGSLEHEESKILRAQLEFNQVKADMERKLAEKDEEMEQAKRNYQRMLESLQSSLESETRSRNEAMRVKKKMEGDLNEMEIQLSQANRQAAEAQKQVKTLQAFLKDTQLQLDDTQHGNDDLRENIALLERRNNLIQAELEEVRAALEQTERSRKLAEQELTEATERMQLLHAQNTSLINQKKKHEADLLHLQSEMEEAIQENRNAEEKAKKAIMDAAMMAEELKKEQDTSAHLERMKKNMEQTIKDLQHRLDEAEQIAMKGGKKQLQKLEARIKELENELEAEQKKGAESIKGIRKYERRIKELTYQTEEDRKNISRLQDLVDKLQLKVKSYKRAAEEAEEAANANMAKLRKLQHELEEAEERADIAESQVNKLRAKTRDGSSKKGLDE